One Megamonas hypermegale genomic window carries:
- the lpdA gene encoding dihydrolipoyl dehydrogenase: MEKFDLAIIGAGPAGYEAADFAAKNGLKTVLIEKDNLGGTCLNSGCIPTKTLLHTADLYHDVVAQAEKIGLSYSEFNYDMVKMQQRKEEVLSTLRDGIAKLMKMRKVTVLSGVGKVIDEHKISVTKDDDVQIIEADKILLTTGSVPAIPPIEGAQYAMTSDDLLNSDKAYDNLIIIGGGVIGIEFASLYTALGKKVIIIEALDRILANMDKEFAQSLKMLLTKKGTQIHVKSMVTKLEKQDGEFICYYTEKDKQQMAKADCILMAVGRRAYSKNLFDENFAVEMDRGKIKVNEFYQTSVSNIYAAGDVIGGIQLAHTATAEAINAVCHMLGKDMIYETSLIPSCVYTNPEIASVGMTADEAKKIGKKVISLKYPMGANGKTVLSLQERSFVKVIVEAETNRILGAQMMCARATDMISQFTQSIANKMTLADMKKVIYPHPTFSESIGKVIE; encoded by the coding sequence ATGGAAAAATTCGATTTAGCGATTATCGGTGCAGGTCCTGCGGGATATGAAGCAGCAGATTTTGCAGCAAAAAATGGTTTAAAAACAGTATTAATCGAAAAAGATAATCTCGGTGGCACTTGTTTAAACAGTGGTTGTATACCGACAAAAACACTTTTGCACACAGCAGACTTATATCATGATGTAGTAGCGCAAGCAGAAAAAATTGGTTTAAGCTACAGTGAATTTAATTATGATATGGTTAAGATGCAACAGCGTAAAGAAGAAGTTTTAAGTACTTTGCGTGATGGCATTGCTAAACTCATGAAGATGCGCAAAGTAACGGTGCTAAGTGGAGTTGGAAAAGTCATAGATGAACATAAGATAAGCGTGACTAAAGATGATGATGTACAAATCATCGAAGCTGATAAAATTTTATTGACTACAGGTTCAGTTCCTGCGATACCACCGATTGAAGGCGCACAGTATGCAATGACAAGTGATGACCTTTTAAATAGTGATAAAGCATATGATAACTTGATTATCATCGGTGGCGGTGTAATTGGGATAGAATTTGCTTCATTATATACAGCATTAGGCAAAAAAGTCATCATAATCGAAGCTTTAGATAGAATTTTGGCAAATATGGATAAAGAATTTGCGCAGAGTTTGAAAATGCTACTTACAAAAAAAGGTACACAAATTCATGTAAAATCCATGGTTACAAAGCTTGAAAAACAAGATGGCGAATTTATTTGCTATTATACAGAAAAAGATAAACAGCAAATGGCAAAAGCTGATTGCATTTTAATGGCTGTAGGTCGTCGCGCATACAGTAAGAATTTATTTGATGAAAATTTTGCTGTAGAAATGGATAGAGGCAAAATTAAAGTAAATGAATTTTATCAGACTTCTGTGTCAAATATTTATGCAGCTGGTGATGTGATTGGTGGCATTCAATTAGCACATACAGCAACGGCAGAAGCAATAAATGCTGTTTGCCATATGTTAGGAAAAGATATGATTTATGAAACATCATTAATTCCTAGCTGTGTATATACTAATCCAGAAATTGCATCTGTTGGTATGACTGCTGATGAAGCTAAAAAAATTGGCAAAAAAGTTATATCTTTAAAATATCCAATGGGTGCAAATGGCAAGACAGTGCTTTCTTTACAGGAACGTAGCTTTGTAAAAGTGATTGTTGAAGCAGAAACGAATAGAATTTTAGGTGCGCAAATGATGTGTGCTAGAGCAACTGATATGATTAGCCAGTTTACTCAATCTATTGCCAATAAAATGACTTTAGCGGATATGAAAAAAGTAATTTATCCACATCCAACATTTAGTGAATCGATTGGTAAAGTTATTGAATAA
- a CDS encoding lipoate--protein ligase — MKINKIKFYTDDCLNPYHNLAVEEFLTTHVQENELIMYLWQNEHTIVIGRNQNAWQECRVKEFEKSGGKIARRLSGGGAVYHDLGNLNFTFCVQKANYDVERQLNVILKAVQSLGIKAEKTGRNDITIARKKFSGNAFYKAGKYCYHHGTLLLDVDTEKMMQYLNVDMEKLQSKGVSSVKSRVINLKDCCVDISRKIMTEKIKSALKFVYNCDIEDISKADLDESQIKQLENKFSDWNWIFGRKIQFTNHIKRRFAWGNIDIYIIVCAGIIKDIEIYSDMMEQDFILDLKEVLKNCRYDADVIITKIKDTAISQKQKCDLIELIQTEL, encoded by the coding sequence GTGAAGATAAATAAAATAAAATTTTATACTGATGATTGCTTAAATCCCTATCACAATCTAGCTGTAGAAGAGTTTTTGACGACACATGTACAAGAAAATGAATTGATTATGTATTTGTGGCAAAATGAGCATACGATTGTGATAGGGCGCAATCAAAACGCTTGGCAAGAATGTCGTGTTAAAGAATTTGAAAAAAGCGGTGGCAAAATTGCAAGGCGTCTTTCAGGTGGCGGTGCTGTATATCATGATTTAGGCAATTTGAATTTTACGTTTTGCGTTCAAAAAGCAAATTATGATGTTGAACGGCAACTGAATGTGATTTTAAAAGCAGTGCAATCTTTAGGTATAAAAGCAGAAAAAACAGGAAGAAATGATATTACTATTGCTAGAAAGAAATTTTCTGGCAATGCTTTTTATAAAGCTGGCAAATATTGTTATCATCACGGAACATTGCTTTTAGATGTAGATACGGAAAAAATGATGCAATATCTCAATGTAGATATGGAAAAATTGCAATCTAAAGGTGTGTCTTCTGTTAAATCTAGAGTCATCAATTTAAAAGATTGTTGCGTAGATATTAGTCGAAAGATTATGACAGAAAAGATAAAATCAGCATTAAAATTTGTTTATAATTGCGATATTGAAGATATATCAAAAGCAGATTTAGATGAGAGTCAAATAAAGCAATTAGAAAATAAATTTAGCGATTGGAATTGGATTTTTGGAAGAAAGATACAATTTACAAATCATATCAAGCGTAGATTTGCTTGGGGGAATATAGATATATATATTATCGTTTGTGCGGGAATTATAAAGGATATAGAAATTTACTCTGATATGATGGAACAAGATTTTATCTTGGATTTAAAAGAAGTATTAAAAAATTGTCGTTATGACGCTGATGTGATTATAACAAAGATAAAAGATACAGCTATTTCACAAAAACAAAAATGCGATTTAATTGAATTGATACAAACAGAGCTATAA
- the gcvPB gene encoding aminomethyl-transferring glycine dehydrogenase subunit GcvPB — protein MELIFEKSTKGHRCTILPPCDVPEVEIKSKRTIALNLPELSENELSRHYTELAENAHGVNNGFYPLGSCTMKYNPKIDEEVASFAGFKDIHPLQPQDTVQGALKVLSLANKYLNEITGMDAITFQPAAGAHGEFSGLLLIKAYHASRHDDKRKKIIVPDSAHGTNPASASMADYEVVSIPSSSDGCVDLEALKSVLNDEVAGLMLTNPNTVGIFDKNILEITRLVHEAGGLCYYDGANLNAVMGWVRPGDMGFDVVHLNLHKTFATPHGGGGPGSGPIGCKKFLAEFLPGYKVTENGDKLSLERYEHSYGMVKDFYGHFLIVVRALTYIMSLGKEGIREAAANAVLNANYMKKQLSDTFDMAYDGICMHEFVMTLEKLKHEHNVSALDVAKAMLDYGMHPPTMYFPLIVHEALMVEPTETESKKELDKAIAIYKEIYNTAITNPDTMSEMPMNTPVRRLDEVQAARKPVLRYKFGEDK, from the coding sequence ATGGAATTAATTTTTGAAAAAAGCACTAAAGGTCATAGATGTACAATATTACCACCTTGCGATGTGCCAGAAGTAGAAATTAAATCTAAACGCACTATCGCATTGAATTTGCCAGAGCTATCAGAAAATGAATTGAGTCGCCATTATACAGAGCTTGCAGAAAATGCGCATGGCGTGAATAATGGCTTTTATCCACTCGGTTCATGCACGATGAAATACAATCCGAAAATAGATGAAGAAGTAGCAAGTTTTGCAGGTTTTAAGGATATTCATCCATTACAACCACAAGATACTGTACAAGGTGCGTTAAAAGTACTATCACTGGCAAATAAATATTTGAATGAAATCACTGGTATGGATGCGATAACTTTCCAACCAGCAGCAGGCGCACATGGTGAATTTTCAGGATTATTACTGATTAAAGCGTACCATGCAAGCCGTCATGATGATAAACGCAAAAAGATTATCGTCCCAGATTCAGCACATGGTACTAATCCAGCAAGTGCTTCTATGGCAGATTATGAAGTCGTTTCTATTCCATCATCCAGTGATGGTTGTGTAGATTTAGAAGCTTTAAAATCTGTGCTCAACGATGAAGTAGCAGGGCTCATGCTCACAAATCCAAATACAGTGGGGATTTTTGATAAAAATATTTTAGAAATCACTCGTTTAGTGCATGAAGCAGGCGGTCTTTGCTATTATGATGGTGCAAATTTAAATGCCGTAATGGGCTGGGTTCGTCCTGGCGATATGGGCTTTGATGTAGTACATCTCAATTTGCATAAGACTTTTGCTACACCACACGGTGGCGGCGGCCCAGGTAGTGGCCCTATTGGCTGTAAAAAATTTTTAGCTGAATTTTTGCCAGGCTATAAAGTAACGGAAAATGGTGATAAATTATCACTTGAAAGATATGAACATTCTTATGGAATGGTCAAAGATTTCTATGGTCATTTCTTAATCGTAGTCAGAGCTTTGACTTATATCATGAGTTTAGGCAAAGAAGGTATACGCGAAGCAGCTGCTAATGCTGTACTCAATGCCAACTATATGAAAAAACAATTAAGTGATACTTTTGATATGGCATACGATGGTATCTGTATGCATGAATTCGTCATGACTTTAGAAAAATTGAAACATGAACACAATGTATCAGCACTTGATGTAGCTAAAGCAATGCTCGATTATGGAATGCATCCACCTACAATGTATTTCCCACTTATCGTACATGAAGCATTGATGGTAGAACCTACAGAAACAGAAAGCAAAAAAGAATTAGATAAAGCAATTGCTATTTATAAAGAAATTTATAATACTGCGATAACTAATCCAGATACTATGTCTGAAATGCCGATGAATACGCCAGTTCGTCGTTTAGATGAAGTACAAGCAGCACGTAAACCAGTTTTACGTTATAAATTCGGTGAAGATAAATAA
- the gcvPA gene encoding aminomethyl-transferring glycine dehydrogenase subunit GcvPA: MGTYIPNSEEEKQELLKTCGFNDYADMFVDIPKSAFLKDGLNLPSGMAELAVKREMEKLAQQNKVFQHIFRGAGAYNHYIPSEVKSVTSKEEFITAYTPYQAEISQGILQAIFEFQTMICELTGMDVANASVYDGATAAAEAVAMCHERKRQNTVYVSQAVNPQVIEVIKTYCFGKDIEVKIVPAKDGVTDIEALKQMIDKEASCFYMQQPNFYGNIEDAKSISEVVHNVKAKFIMGVNPIAVAIMQTPAEAGADIAVGEGQPLGIPLGFGGPYLGFMATTEKMMRKLPGRLVGQTVDVDRKRAFVLTLQAREQHIRREKASSNVCSNQQLCALTASVYMATMGPDGIQEVAKQCLSKAHYLAAKLQEAGLNLKYNQEYFHEFVTVSDKKSQDILAKLAENGILGGLALNEQEILWCATEMNTKEEIDELAALVKEV; this comes from the coding sequence ATGGGAACATATATACCAAATAGTGAAGAAGAAAAACAAGAATTATTAAAAACATGTGGTTTTAATGATTATGCTGATATGTTTGTTGATATACCAAAAAGTGCATTTTTAAAAGATGGACTTAATTTGCCAAGTGGAATGGCAGAACTTGCTGTAAAACGCGAAATGGAAAAGCTTGCTCAGCAAAATAAAGTTTTTCAGCATATATTCCGCGGAGCAGGTGCATATAATCACTATATTCCATCGGAAGTAAAATCTGTTACAAGTAAAGAAGAATTCATTACAGCGTACACACCGTACCAAGCAGAAATCAGTCAGGGAATTTTGCAAGCAATATTTGAATTCCAGACAATGATTTGTGAACTCACAGGTATGGATGTAGCAAATGCTTCTGTATATGATGGAGCAACAGCAGCAGCAGAAGCTGTGGCAATGTGCCATGAAAGAAAACGTCAAAACACTGTGTATGTATCACAGGCTGTCAATCCACAGGTTATTGAAGTAATCAAAACATATTGTTTTGGTAAAGATATCGAAGTAAAAATTGTACCAGCTAAAGATGGTGTGACTGATATCGAAGCTTTAAAACAAATGATAGATAAAGAAGCAAGTTGTTTTTATATGCAACAACCTAACTTTTATGGAAATATAGAAGATGCTAAGTCGATAAGTGAAGTAGTTCATAATGTGAAAGCTAAATTTATCATGGGTGTAAATCCTATTGCAGTGGCAATAATGCAAACTCCAGCAGAAGCTGGTGCAGATATTGCGGTAGGTGAAGGACAACCACTCGGCATTCCTCTCGGTTTTGGTGGCCCATATCTTGGCTTTATGGCAACTACAGAAAAAATGATGCGTAAATTGCCAGGTAGATTAGTTGGTCAAACTGTTGATGTAGACAGAAAAAGAGCTTTTGTATTGACTTTACAAGCTCGTGAACAACATATTCGTCGTGAAAAAGCTAGTTCAAATGTATGTTCTAATCAGCAATTATGTGCTTTGACTGCTTCTGTATACATGGCAACAATGGGACCTGATGGCATACAGGAAGTAGCAAAACAATGCCTCTCTAAAGCTCATTATTTAGCAGCTAAATTGCAAGAAGCTGGATTAAATTTGAAATATAATCAAGAATATTTCCATGAATTTGTAACTGTTTCTGATAAAAAATCACAAGATATTTTGGCTAAATTAGCTGAAAATGGAATTTTAGGTGGTTTAGCACTTAATGAACAGGAAATTTTATGGTGCGCAACAGAAATGAATACAAAAGAAGAAATCGATGAATTAGCTGCATTAGTGAAAGAGGTGTGA